One window from the genome of Polynucleobacter sp. MWH-Svant-W18 encodes:
- a CDS encoding DUF6641 family protein, whose translation MATLSTLKLVTSKKHISISPVLHRRNKIISKIQEQIDLCVAKKDGNVYAPKQLKTYTDKHTGERKTIESVKRVKEWFWINETGKINLAIKYGSKTLMLNKKGANAIEVSTGDELISTLKNIKLAIENGELDESISEVSNATKLAFKK comes from the coding sequence ATGGCTACTTTATCCACACTTAAACTAGTAACTAGTAAAAAACATATTTCAATTAGTCCAGTACTACATCGCCGTAATAAGATTATCTCTAAGATTCAAGAACAAATTGATCTTTGTGTAGCTAAGAAAGATGGTAATGTTTATGCTCCTAAACAGCTTAAAACTTACACTGATAAGCACACTGGTGAAAGAAAAACTATTGAAAGCGTAAAGCGTGTTAAAGAATGGTTTTGGATTAATGAGACAGGCAAGATCAATCTTGCTATTAAATATGGTTCTAAAACTCTTATGCTTAATAAGAAAGGTGCTAATGCTATTGAAGTAAGTACTGGTGATGAGCTTATTAGTACGCTTAAGAACATTAAGTTAGCTATCGAAAATGGAGAGCTAGATGAAAGTATTAGTGAAGTTAGTAATGCTACTAAATTGGCATTCAAGAAATGA
- a CDS encoding tyrosine-type recombinase/integrase has translation MKEIKKEVGKTNTRKYTNNVETITLEVDKMAKQAKTLNQQEFRRVLDYINTRKHSARNRTMLFLMYYAGTRVGETSALRIEDVLDIDGAVKREILLTSDMTKGNVARTIFVSDKLHKELELYLKIINTTDRKQKLFYSQKKKSDGFSPNTLTQYWHYLFKKVGLDLCSSHSMRRSFATQISSKGVGIRVLQKLMGHRSPQTTMVYIDASDDMMRKAVELV, from the coding sequence ATGAAAGAGATTAAAAAAGAGGTAGGAAAAACAAATACAAGAAAATATACTAATAATGTTGAAACTATTACATTAGAGGTAGATAAAATGGCAAAGCAAGCTAAGACACTAAATCAGCAAGAATTTAGACGAGTATTAGATTACATAAACACAAGAAAGCATAGTGCTAGAAATAGGACTATGCTTTTTTTGATGTATTACGCAGGAACAAGGGTTGGTGAGACCAGTGCTTTGCGTATTGAGGATGTATTGGATATTGATGGTGCTGTAAAGAGAGAGATATTGCTTACATCCGATATGACTAAGGGTAATGTAGCTAGAACTATATTTGTAAGTGACAAGCTACATAAAGAGCTAGAGTTGTATTTGAAAATAATTAATACTACAGATAGAAAGCAAAAGCTATTTTATTCACAGAAAAAGAAGAGTGATGGTTTTAGTCCAAATACACTAACACAGTACTGGCACTATCTATTTAAGAAAGTAGGTTTAGATCTTTGTTCTAGCCATTCGATGAGAAGATCATTTGCTACACAAATTAGCTCAAAAGGAGTAGGTATAAGAGTGCTTCAAAAGTTAATGGGACATCGTAGTCCGCAGACAACGATGGTTTATATTGATGCTAGTGATGATATGATGAGAAAAGCAGTAGAACTTGTTTAG
- a CDS encoding class I SAM-dependent methyltransferase, whose amino-acid sequence MIYKSWDEIPIVSNDQHDQKYLDILKKHNLDKIEIVVPLKGRYTKSRRWEESELEEIINAWINKTSITFVSACLNRNPQDMIYKLLKYCKSKGIPFTQKERSESSKNWTEQVKNCAVELFESGLPAWKIATTFRVDFEHVEKELFLKRNHYGHDKKNPFGINTDHKQLVNEEYIENSNIQIKRVFEPYAGEGRFTKILLTCSTIKEIICIESNKETADVFRSSVRDKRVKFIEDDNLTYFQDKSLGKFDLIDLDPFITCNEQLKYVWDRLNNKSLLCVTFGGEYRRSFISTNRKSISNRYGFTNFEIPNKDYLEIVPSYFIGYVAKMAVENNFYFDIVRAVRYANNCRFWLRTTKSNSIYCTNWLSSVARVEDGGTLFKSLQMPRFKEVRSEIDNARLL is encoded by the coding sequence GTGATATACAAAAGCTGGGACGAAATACCAATAGTAAGTAATGATCAACATGATCAAAAATACCTCGATATACTTAAAAAACATAATTTAGACAAGATAGAAATTGTAGTGCCCTTAAAAGGCAGATATACAAAATCAAGAAGGTGGGAAGAGTCTGAGCTAGAAGAGATAATAAACGCATGGATTAATAAGACAAGCATCACATTTGTTTCAGCTTGCCTTAATAGAAATCCACAAGATATGATTTACAAGTTATTGAAATATTGTAAAAGTAAAGGCATACCATTTACTCAAAAGGAAAGATCTGAAAGTAGTAAAAATTGGACAGAGCAAGTAAAAAATTGTGCTGTAGAGTTATTTGAGTCAGGGTTGCCAGCTTGGAAAATAGCGACAACCTTTAGGGTTGATTTCGAACATGTAGAAAAAGAGTTGTTCTTAAAGAGAAATCATTATGGACATGATAAGAAAAATCCATTTGGAATTAATACTGACCATAAGCAACTTGTTAATGAAGAATATATAGAAAATTCTAATATTCAAATTAAAAGAGTTTTTGAACCTTACGCAGGTGAAGGAAGATTCACAAAGATATTGCTTACTTGTAGCACAATTAAAGAGATTATTTGTATTGAAAGCAACAAGGAGACTGCCGATGTTTTCAGATCATCTGTAAGGGATAAAAGAGTCAAATTTATAGAAGACGATAACCTTACTTATTTTCAAGACAAATCTTTAGGTAAATTTGATCTAATAGACTTAGATCCATTTATTACATGTAATGAGCAATTAAAATATGTATGGGACAGACTGAATAATAAGTCTCTTCTTTGTGTTACTTTTGGTGGTGAATATAGAAGAAGTTTTATTTCTACAAATAGGAAATCAATTAGTAATAGATATGGTTTTACAAACTTTGAGATTCCTAATAAGGACTATCTTGAGATCGTACCTAGTTACTTCATTGGTTATGTAGCAAAAATGGCAGTGGAAAACAATTTTTACTTTGATATTGTTCGAGCAGTTAGATACGCTAATAATTGTCGATTTTGGTTGCGTACTACAAAAAGCAATTCAATTTACTGTACTAATTGGCTCTCATCAGTAGCTAGAGTTGAAGATGGAGGGACTTTATTCAAGAGTCTTCAAATGCCTAGATTTAAGGAAGTTAGAAGTGAAATTGATAACGCAAGGTTATTATGA
- a CDS encoding ferritin-like domain-containing protein, with protein MPELRQTALELLAVIDPARKVAGVQELFADYHQQKIELNTTEVFNAQGLELPGRPVKPQLIPPLEVPKRSMATPEGRVSLLHSLAHIEFNAMNLALDAIWRFPEMPAQYYADWLKVTKEEAYHFSLIEGHLQSLGFAYGDFPAHNSLWEMVERTSDAIIARMALVPRTMEARGLDAVPAIRDRFKQIKDIQVVEILEIILRDEVGHVLIGNQWFNFLCAKENISPIQAYRELARAYRAPTMRGPFNLEARKRAGFTQEELSLLGT; from the coding sequence ATGCCTGAATTACGTCAAACCGCACTTGAACTTTTAGCTGTCATAGACCCCGCAAGAAAAGTGGCGGGTGTTCAGGAATTATTTGCTGATTACCATCAGCAAAAGATAGAACTCAACACAACAGAAGTTTTTAATGCCCAAGGTCTTGAACTTCCTGGCAGACCAGTAAAACCTCAATTAATTCCTCCTTTAGAGGTTCCTAAGCGATCGATGGCAACTCCGGAGGGAAGAGTTTCTTTACTGCATTCCCTTGCCCATATTGAATTTAATGCGATGAATCTCGCTTTGGATGCGATTTGGCGCTTCCCTGAGATGCCAGCGCAATACTATGCAGATTGGCTCAAAGTTACCAAGGAAGAGGCATATCACTTTAGTTTGATAGAGGGGCACCTACAGTCGCTGGGTTTTGCTTATGGCGACTTCCCAGCTCACAACAGTCTGTGGGAGATGGTTGAGAGAACGTCTGACGCAATCATTGCCAGGATGGCGCTTGTTCCAAGAACCATGGAGGCAAGAGGTTTAGATGCGGTTCCAGCGATTCGAGATCGCTTCAAGCAAATTAAAGATATTCAGGTAGTTGAAATTTTAGAAATCATCCTGAGGGATGAAGTTGGTCACGTATTGATAGGCAATCAATGGTTTAATTTCTTGTGCGCAAAAGAAAATATTTCTCCAATTCAAGCATATCGGGAATTGGCGAGGGCTTATCGCGCCCCTACCATGCGAGGCCCTTTTAATTTGGAAGCACGCAAACGTGCAGGTTTCACCCAAGAGGAATTAAGTTTGCTGGGTACGTAG
- the queE gene encoding 7-carboxy-7-deazaguanine synthase has protein sequence MYTVKELFPTLQGEGAQAGRAAVFCRFAGCNLWSGREEDRATAVCQFCDTDFVGSDGVGGGKFETAQDLADAIEASWKSTSAGPQQRYVVFTGGEPLLQLDDALIAQLHLKGFEIAIETNGTIKVPKGIDWVCVSPKAGSDLIVLQANELKLVVPQEAEESLEKLMARFEKMDYRNRFLQPMDGPNLKSNTQLAVSLCQRRPLWRLSLQSHKLIGIR, from the coding sequence ATGTATACCGTTAAAGAACTTTTCCCAACACTTCAAGGTGAAGGCGCCCAAGCAGGGCGTGCTGCGGTATTTTGTCGTTTTGCTGGTTGTAATTTATGGAGCGGACGCGAAGAAGATCGTGCGACCGCAGTCTGTCAGTTTTGCGATACCGATTTTGTAGGCAGTGATGGTGTTGGTGGAGGCAAATTTGAGACTGCCCAAGATTTAGCGGATGCAATAGAGGCTTCCTGGAAAAGCACTTCAGCTGGACCACAGCAGCGCTACGTTGTATTTACTGGAGGCGAGCCACTGCTGCAATTGGATGATGCGTTGATTGCGCAGCTTCATCTCAAGGGTTTTGAGATCGCGATAGAAACTAATGGCACCATTAAGGTTCCTAAAGGTATTGATTGGGTTTGTGTTAGCCCCAAAGCGGGTTCTGATTTGATTGTGTTGCAGGCAAATGAGCTCAAGTTAGTTGTCCCACAGGAAGCGGAAGAATCATTAGAAAAATTAATGGCGCGCTTTGAGAAGATGGATTATCGCAATCGATTCTTGCAGCCGATGGATGGACCTAACCTCAAAAGCAATACGCAATTAGCGGTTAGCCTCTGTCAAAGGCGCCCCCTTTGGAGGCTGAGTCTCCAATCCCATAAACTAATAGGTATTCGCTAG
- the queD gene encoding 6-carboxytetrahydropterin synthase QueD yields MTSKQPAISITRRLEFDSGHRIPNHDGQCKHLHGHRYAIEVTLTGEVADHPGKADDGMVLDFGDIKRLTNQYIVDVWDHAFLVAKEDEGLVAFLATLPNHKTVVMEHVPTVENLANTAFAILKPVFVKAFGGRLELSALRLYETPNCWADVHRS; encoded by the coding sequence ATGACCAGTAAACAACCTGCAATTTCTATTACCCGCCGTCTTGAATTTGATTCGGGTCACCGTATTCCTAACCATGACGGCCAGTGTAAACACTTGCACGGACATCGCTATGCTATTGAAGTCACTTTAACGGGAGAGGTGGCTGATCATCCTGGAAAAGCGGATGATGGTATGGTTCTCGACTTTGGCGATATCAAGCGTTTGACCAATCAATATATTGTTGACGTTTGGGACCATGCATTTCTTGTGGCAAAAGAAGATGAGGGCTTAGTTGCCTTCTTGGCCACCTTGCCTAATCACAAAACTGTAGTGATGGAACATGTGCCTACTGTTGAGAATCTAGCCAACACTGCATTTGCTATTTTGAAACCTGTTTTTGTAAAAGCTTTCGGCGGACGCCTCGAACTTTCTGCGCTTCGTTTATATGAGACACCCAATTGCTGGGCTGATGTACATCGGTCCTAA
- the tadA gene encoding tRNA adenosine(34) deaminase TadA: protein MSQAELDRQFMQQALEQANLAALAGEVPVGAVLVRNGQVISKGFNQPITHHDPSAHAEMLALRQAALSEKNYRLPGTTLYVTLEPCVMCAGAILHARVERIVFGATDPKTGAAGSVLDVFSSKQINHQTTAEGGVMGEECGQLLRDFFKERR, encoded by the coding sequence ATGAGTCAAGCTGAGCTCGATCGCCAGTTTATGCAGCAGGCTCTAGAGCAAGCTAATTTAGCTGCTCTTGCAGGCGAAGTGCCTGTGGGCGCAGTACTTGTGCGTAATGGTCAAGTCATTTCCAAGGGGTTTAATCAGCCCATTACCCATCATGATCCTAGCGCCCATGCTGAAATGCTAGCTCTGAGACAGGCAGCTTTATCTGAGAAAAATTACCGCTTACCTGGCACCACTCTATATGTGACTCTTGAGCCATGCGTGATGTGCGCTGGTGCGATCTTGCATGCGCGGGTTGAGCGTATCGTGTTCGGGGCTACTGACCCCAAGACCGGTGCTGCTGGGAGCGTTTTAGATGTATTCTCATCAAAACAAATCAATCATCAGACTACTGCAGAGGGTGGAGTGATGGGCGAAGAGTGCGGTCAATTATTGCGGGATTTCTTTAAGGAGCGGCGTTGA
- a CDS encoding LD-carboxypeptidase encodes MKAIHLIAPSGASLDDKSPLAGIDWLKHQGIAIENAECVKRVHERFAGTDEARLNELNGLSKLNPKSVVMAMRGGYGIHRLLPKIDWAGIAKSIENGLQVCGHSDFTVFQLGLLANTGAMTLAGPMLNYDFGKLDESANPIAPDTFMWEHFQSAIQERKLDCTVSAPQSFLGKSSSGSLSGILWGGNLTVLAGLVGTQYLPSEQQTKNGILFLEDVNEHPYRIERMLMQLLDAGVLSNQSAILLGGFSAYRLYDNDRGYSLERAIEAIRTRLSDAIPILTELPFGHQANKLTLPVGAGASLNYSATGFTLKANW; translated from the coding sequence TTGAAAGCGATTCACTTGATTGCACCTTCTGGAGCGAGCTTGGATGATAAAAGTCCTTTAGCAGGTATCGACTGGCTGAAGCATCAAGGTATAGCCATTGAGAATGCAGAGTGTGTAAAGCGAGTGCATGAGCGCTTTGCTGGAACTGACGAGGCACGCTTAAATGAATTAAATGGCCTATCCAAATTAAATCCAAAGTCAGTTGTAATGGCGATGCGTGGAGGCTATGGCATTCATCGTTTACTTCCGAAAATTGATTGGGCCGGGATCGCCAAGTCGATTGAAAATGGCTTACAAGTTTGTGGACATAGTGACTTCACAGTCTTTCAGTTGGGTTTGCTTGCAAACACTGGCGCTATGACTTTGGCTGGCCCAATGCTCAATTATGATTTTGGAAAGCTAGACGAAAGTGCTAATCCTATTGCTCCTGACACATTCATGTGGGAGCACTTTCAAAGTGCCATTCAGGAACGAAAACTGGATTGCACTGTATCGGCCCCCCAATCCTTTTTAGGAAAATCAAGTTCTGGTTCCCTTTCAGGGATCTTATGGGGCGGCAATCTCACTGTATTGGCTGGCTTAGTCGGAACCCAATATTTGCCATCTGAGCAGCAAACAAAAAATGGCATTTTATTTTTAGAGGATGTAAACGAGCACCCCTATCGGATTGAGCGGATGCTCATGCAATTGCTAGATGCAGGTGTGCTGAGTAATCAGTCTGCAATTCTATTGGGGGGCTTTTCTGCCTATCGTTTGTACGATAACGATCGGGGCTACTCATTAGAGCGGGCAATCGAGGCGATTCGCACCCGCCTCTCTGACGCTATCCCCATCTTGACGGAATTGCCGTTTGGTCATCAAGCCAATAAGCTAACTTTGCCCGTTGGTGCAGGCGCTAGCCTCAATTACAGTGCTACTGGATTTACTCTTAAGGCCAATTGGTAG
- a CDS encoding heme-binding protein, whose protein sequence is MAIEEPQFTVLEKTAPFELRSYAPMILAEVQVEGDLDEASSQGFRLIAAYIFGQNQVSEKIAMTAPVAVEEQLPKSAKIAMTAPVNIEANSGKWTVSFVMPSEYTMESLPKPLNPKVQIRQIPAVKRAVINFSGFYNENKVAERTLELEQWMKTRNLQPISAPKFARYNPPWTLPFLRRNEIMIDVRD, encoded by the coding sequence ATGGCAATTGAAGAGCCGCAATTTACTGTTTTGGAAAAAACAGCCCCATTTGAGCTGAGATCTTATGCACCAATGATCTTGGCCGAGGTTCAGGTCGAGGGCGACTTAGATGAAGCCTCAAGTCAGGGCTTTCGGTTAATTGCAGCCTATATTTTTGGGCAGAATCAGGTCAGCGAGAAAATTGCGATGACTGCACCAGTAGCGGTTGAAGAGCAATTACCTAAAAGCGCCAAGATTGCTATGACTGCGCCAGTCAATATCGAAGCCAATTCTGGGAAATGGACTGTTTCATTTGTCATGCCTTCTGAGTACACCATGGAAAGTTTGCCAAAACCGCTAAACCCGAAGGTTCAGATTCGTCAGATACCTGCAGTAAAGCGTGCTGTAATCAATTTTTCTGGTTTTTACAACGAGAACAAGGTCGCTGAAAGAACTCTAGAGCTTGAGCAATGGATGAAAACTAGAAATCTCCAGCCGATAAGTGCGCCCAAATTTGCTCGCTACAATCCGCCCTGGACTTTGCCATTTCTGCGT